In a single window of the Azospirillum thiophilum genome:
- a CDS encoding response regulator, whose product MTSDPHPQPDRADVAILIVDDDPRNLFAVRETLEELGAQLILARSGEEALKHLLRQDFALILLDVHMPGMDGYETAELIRLREKSRHIPIIFLTAINKDETHIFRGYATGAVDYMFKPVDPQILKCKVSVFVDLYRKTEEVKREVEAKQRLLDENERVRREMRLAEQALRRSEERQALILEQLPIVLYTADLTPGIPFRYLSETAERVLGYPAGRFVNDAGFWERGLHPDDRARVLRQLESIHETGLTTVEYRWRCPDGGERHLLDQAVVVFGEDGGPGELFGTILDVTETRQAQRQLAHAQKMEMVGQLTGGIAHDFNNMLMVVIGSLERLLPGLSDDSKAARRAEMALQAALRCSDMTRRLLTFARRQQLHPEPVDLGALVAGMGELMQRTLGGGVAIAIEAPPADSPPLWTASVDRSQAESALLNLVINARDAMPGGGSLRIRTENTRFEAPRTAIGMTVPAGDYILLSVSDSGGGMAPEVLERAFEPFFTTKEAGKGTGLGLAMIHGFVKQSGGLIGIDSIPNAGTIFRLYLPRATMEMSHGAAPAEDGADEAFAGRGETVLVVDDDADVRAVAVQAVGALGYRVLEADGAEAALTLLDRQPVDLLFTDIVMPGGLNGRELAREGLRRHPALRILFASGYANGTSAPGWESGSVPDTREDDPGAVLGAVLGRAETLAKPYRDGVLARALRRALDLQAPIAPAEVVRG is encoded by the coding sequence ATGACCTCCGATCCGCATCCGCAGCCCGACAGGGCGGACGTCGCGATCCTGATCGTCGACGACGACCCCAGGAACCTGTTCGCCGTCCGCGAGACGCTGGAGGAGCTGGGCGCACAGCTCATCCTCGCCCGGTCGGGTGAGGAGGCGCTGAAGCACCTGCTGCGCCAGGACTTCGCACTGATCCTGCTGGACGTGCACATGCCGGGGATGGACGGCTACGAGACGGCGGAACTGATCCGTCTGCGCGAGAAGTCGCGTCACATTCCCATCATCTTCCTGACCGCTATAAACAAGGACGAAACGCACATCTTCCGCGGCTATGCAACCGGGGCCGTCGACTACATGTTCAAGCCGGTCGACCCTCAGATCCTGAAATGCAAAGTGTCGGTGTTCGTTGACCTCTACCGCAAGACCGAGGAGGTCAAGCGCGAGGTCGAGGCCAAGCAGCGCCTGCTCGACGAGAACGAGCGGGTGCGGCGCGAGATGCGGCTGGCCGAGCAGGCGCTGCGCCGATCTGAGGAGCGGCAGGCACTGATCCTGGAACAACTGCCCATCGTGCTCTACACGGCGGACCTGACTCCGGGCATCCCGTTCCGCTACCTGTCGGAAACGGCGGAGCGAGTCCTTGGCTATCCGGCGGGCCGCTTCGTCAACGATGCCGGATTCTGGGAAAGGGGGCTGCATCCGGACGACCGCGCACGGGTGCTGCGGCAGTTGGAATCGATCCATGAAACCGGTCTGACCACAGTGGAATATCGCTGGCGTTGTCCGGACGGTGGCGAGCGCCATCTGCTGGACCAAGCAGTGGTCGTGTTCGGCGAGGACGGCGGACCGGGTGAATTGTTCGGTACGATCCTGGACGTCACCGAGACCAGGCAGGCGCAGCGCCAGCTCGCCCATGCCCAGAAGATGGAGATGGTCGGGCAGTTGACCGGTGGCATCGCCCACGATTTCAACAACATGCTGATGGTGGTGATCGGCAGTCTGGAACGCCTGCTCCCCGGCCTGTCGGATGATTCCAAGGCGGCGCGCCGGGCGGAGATGGCGCTCCAGGCTGCTTTGCGCTGTTCCGACATGACGCGGCGGCTGCTGACCTTCGCGCGTCGGCAGCAACTCCATCCCGAACCGGTTGATCTCGGCGCCCTGGTCGCCGGCATGGGTGAACTGATGCAGCGGACGCTTGGCGGAGGGGTAGCCATTGCCATCGAAGCGCCGCCTGCCGACTCCCCGCCGCTGTGGACTGCCTCCGTCGACCGGTCGCAGGCGGAATCGGCTCTGTTGAACCTTGTCATCAACGCCCGAGATGCCATGCCAGGCGGTGGCAGCCTGCGCATCCGCACCGAGAACACCCGCTTCGAGGCACCGCGGACAGCAATTGGGATGACCGTGCCGGCCGGCGATTATATCCTGTTGTCGGTGTCGGACAGCGGCGGCGGTATGGCGCCGGAGGTTCTGGAGCGCGCCTTCGAGCCATTCTTCACCACCAAGGAGGCTGGGAAGGGGACCGGCCTCGGCCTTGCCATGATCCACGGCTTTGTCAAACAGTCGGGTGGACTGATCGGCATCGACAGCATCCCGAATGCCGGCACCATCTTTCGCCTCTACCTGCCGCGGGCCACGATGGAAATGTCGCACGGCGCCGCCCCGGCCGAAGATGGTGCCGACGAGGCGTTCGCCGGTCGCGGCGAGACGGTGCTGGTGGTCGATGATGACGCCGATGTGAGGGCGGTCGCAGTCCAGGCAGTGGGGGCACTGGGCTATCGCGTGCTGGAGGCCGACGGAGCCGAGGCCGCACTGACGTTGCTGGACCGGCAGCCGGTGGACCTGTTGTTCACCGACATCGTGATGCCGGGCGGTTTGAATGGACGAGAGTTGGCGCGGGAAGGCCTACGCCGCCACCCCGCATTGAGGATCCTGTTCGCATCGGGCTATGCCAACGGTACCAGTGCGCCGGGATGGGAAAGCGGATCCGTTCCCGATACCCGGGAAGACGATCCCGGCGCTGTGCTGGGGGCGGTGCTGGGCCGGGCCGAGACGCTGGCCAAGCCCTATCGCGATGGTGTTCTTGCCCGTGCTTTGCGCCGCGCGCTGGATTTGCAGGCTCCTATTGCTCCGGCGGAGGTCGTCCGGGGGTGA
- a CDS encoding DUF5985 family protein, whose product MDVVKSGVYLLCFAASLLCMVLLLRSYLRSRSRLLLWSTLCFVALAINNLLLFIDVVLLPTQVDLLPYRQFSALVGVGGLLYGFIWDAD is encoded by the coding sequence ATGGACGTCGTGAAGTCCGGGGTCTATCTGCTGTGCTTTGCCGCCAGCCTGCTGTGCATGGTTCTGCTGTTGCGCAGCTATCTGCGGTCACGCAGCCGCCTGCTGTTGTGGAGCACGCTCTGCTTCGTGGCGCTGGCGATCAACAACCTGCTGCTGTTCATCGACGTGGTCCTTCTGCCGACACAAGTCGACCTGCTGCCCTATCGCCAGTTCTCTGCCCTGGTCGGGGTGGGGGGGCTGCTGTACGGCTTCATCTGGGATGCCGATTGA
- a CDS encoding DUF5985 family protein — protein sequence MLSTTSSFFTGALAALYAVAGLFFLRFWKRTRDALFMSFAMAFALLALNQILLALGGFEREEQSWIYLLRLLAFLLIIAAVVRKNLEGRQR from the coding sequence ATGTTGTCCACGACTTCCAGCTTCTTCACGGGCGCACTTGCAGCATTGTATGCCGTTGCCGGACTGTTCTTCCTCAGATTCTGGAAACGAACGCGTGATGCATTGTTCATGTCCTTCGCGATGGCCTTTGCCTTGCTGGCGCTGAACCAGATCCTTTTGGCGTTGGGCGGTTTCGAGCGGGAGGAGCAGAGCTGGATCTATCTTTTGCGTTTGCTTGCATTCCTGCTGATCATTGCCGCGGTCGTCCGCAAGAATCTGGAGGGACGCCAGCGTTGA